Proteins encoded in a region of the Shewanella polaris genome:
- a CDS encoding crotonase/enoyl-CoA hydratase family protein yields MELITVTIENNVHVITLNNGKVNAISPEVIGQINSALDHAEQQNAVVIITGQPGILSGGYDLKTMKQSAEAAIALVTAGSTLARRMLAFPTPIIGACSGHAIAKGAFLLLSCDYRIGSTGPFKIGLNEVAIGMTMHQAGIEIARNRIPQNYLSRAVINAELFAPEQAVLAGFLDQVVAPDQLMDTAHAVAKHMQTLNMPAHLGTKLKERQAILASLDAAIEQDKLITLNL; encoded by the coding sequence ATGGAACTTATCACCGTAACAATCGAAAACAATGTGCACGTTATTACCTTGAATAATGGTAAAGTTAACGCAATATCGCCGGAAGTCATCGGCCAAATTAACAGTGCATTAGACCACGCAGAACAACAAAATGCGGTGGTGATAATAACGGGCCAGCCAGGCATTTTATCTGGTGGCTACGATCTTAAAACAATGAAACAAAGCGCTGAAGCCGCAATTGCATTAGTCACAGCAGGCTCAACGTTAGCCCGCAGAATGCTTGCATTCCCGACCCCAATTATAGGTGCCTGTTCAGGCCATGCCATCGCCAAAGGTGCATTTTTGCTACTCAGCTGTGATTATCGTATTGGCAGCACGGGGCCATTTAAGATCGGTCTTAACGAAGTCGCAATAGGCATGACAATGCATCAGGCTGGCATTGAAATTGCGCGAAATCGTATTCCACAAAATTATCTGTCCCGCGCTGTCATCAATGCAGAGTTATTTGCGCCAGAACAAGCTGTATTAGCTGGATTTCTTGATCAAGTGGTTGCGCCCGATCAACTCATGGATACTGCCCATGCTGTTGCTAAACACATGCAAACCTTAAATATGCCGGCGCATTTAGGAACCAAATTAAAAGAACGTCAGGCCATTCTCGCCTCTTTGGATGCAGCAATAGAGCAAGATAAGCTTATTACATTGAATTTATAA
- a CDS encoding coiled coil domain-containing protein — protein MSKKQAYEKKLQAQLDEWSADIDKLKAKADAATADKQLEYYKKIEELQSMQDNANKRLTELKQAGDDAWEDIKVGIDSAWDSLATAFKSATSRFK, from the coding sequence ATGAGCAAGAAACAAGCATACGAAAAAAAATTACAGGCGCAACTTGACGAATGGAGCGCGGATATAGACAAACTTAAAGCAAAAGCAGACGCTGCAACCGCTGATAAACAGCTTGAATACTACAAAAAAATAGAGGAACTTCAGTCTATGCAGGACAATGCCAATAAAAGGCTTACCGAGCTTAAACAGGCTGGTGACGATGCTTGGGAAGACATTAAAGTTGGTATTGATAGCGCATGGGATTCGCTTGCTACGGCATTTAAGTCTGCGACGTCAAGATTCAAATAA
- the nhaA gene encoding Na+/H+ antiporter NhaA, whose product MGYEIKEENRDHAPLERGFLKFSLPVESFINSQIVAGIVLLVSAIAAILMVNLGWQNSYEALSTLKLTLSLGDWTISHSLHYWVNDGLMVLFFFILGLEIKYECLVGALSDIKDAALVIVMALGGMVLPALIYSSIIWISESSNAYQGWGIPMATDTAFAIGILTLLGAKAPRAAYIILTGLAIVDDMGAVAVIGLFYTEQIEVLPLFWAALTLLVLFFINILGIRKPIFYLMGGFFLWWFILQSGVHATTAGLLAAMMVPTRPYTNKVWFRRKMQNVIQDFQDVDSLGTPILENEQQHALAVKAEDIAKQTTAPILRWGYTLDKPVSLIILPLFAFLNAGVMLPTIIPDFKDTVVTLAIIFALVLGKGIGISLFAWLGLKLGAVRLPKGVVFPHIIGIGFLAGVGFTMSLFISVLAFEGQPALIEQAKLGILFGSLIAGIIGAAILFLVSQD is encoded by the coding sequence ATGGGTTACGAAATAAAGGAAGAAAATCGTGATCATGCTCCGTTAGAGCGTGGTTTTCTTAAGTTTTCATTACCTGTGGAGTCATTCATCAATAGCCAGATCGTAGCTGGAATCGTATTACTTGTTTCGGCAATAGCTGCAATTCTTATGGTTAACTTGGGATGGCAAAACAGTTATGAAGCACTAAGTACACTTAAATTAACTCTTTCTCTTGGCGATTGGACAATAAGTCATTCATTACATTATTGGGTCAATGACGGGTTGATGGTGTTGTTCTTTTTCATTTTAGGGTTAGAAATTAAATATGAATGCTTGGTCGGAGCGCTTAGTGATATAAAAGATGCTGCATTAGTTATTGTTATGGCCCTGGGGGGCATGGTGCTCCCGGCACTGATATATTCAAGCATTATTTGGATTAGTGAGTCGTCGAATGCGTATCAAGGTTGGGGTATTCCTATGGCAACTGATACGGCATTTGCGATAGGTATTTTAACACTTTTAGGGGCTAAAGCACCTCGTGCTGCTTACATTATTCTTACTGGTTTAGCCATTGTAGATGACATGGGAGCCGTTGCTGTTATCGGATTATTTTATACGGAACAAATCGAAGTTCTGCCACTATTTTGGGCTGCTCTCACGCTATTAGTGTTATTTTTTATCAACATTCTGGGCATAAGAAAACCTATTTTTTATTTAATGGGTGGTTTTTTTCTTTGGTGGTTTATTCTTCAATCAGGCGTACATGCAACTACGGCAGGTCTTTTAGCTGCAATGATGGTACCGACGCGTCCTTATACCAACAAAGTTTGGTTTCGTCGTAAAATGCAAAATGTCATTCAAGACTTTCAGGACGTAGACAGTTTAGGTACTCCTATCCTTGAGAATGAACAACAACACGCACTCGCCGTAAAGGCTGAAGATATTGCCAAGCAAACTACAGCGCCGATATTACGTTGGGGTTATACACTAGACAAACCCGTCAGCCTTATTATTTTACCTTTGTTTGCTTTTTTGAATGCAGGCGTAATGTTACCCACTATAATTCCTGATTTTAAAGATACTGTGGTCACACTAGCAATCATATTCGCATTGGTTTTAGGAAAGGGGATTGGTATTAGCCTTTTTGCTTGGTTAGGGTTAAAACTGGGTGCGGTAAGGTTACCTAAAGGTGTGGTATTTCCTCATATCATTGGTATCGGCTTTTTAGCGGGTGTAGGCTTTACTATGTCATTGTTTATATCAGTATTAGCGTTTGAAGGGCAACCCGCTTTAATCGAGCAAGCTAAACTGGGGATTCTTTTCGGTTCATTAATTGCGGGTATAATAGGGGCTGCTATATTATTTTTAGTTTCTCAAGATTAA
- a CDS encoding DUF885 domain-containing protein: MSAKIFTSVIPLLALLPLTSSASSWVDVSNQYTNKQIQIASQFQPEMASSIGITEVDTQCSNITAAQNKKFIASLKSSKKRLQQALKTETLMPVRQDLNIIIDDIDQAIATDYLDNKYMLPWVDVPLIIFSGVSALLDEQMPNARKQAAMARLACYVGKAGQPALTEQAKNLFETALTNKNLIGPTKEEVSQALARTDTLINGLQQLFDDNKFSKADDNMLLLKKQIEDYRQWAEKTVIPNTRDDFRLPPEIYALKLKTVGIDIAPELLIERAKASYMITKANMQALAPLVAKKFDLPSDDYRDVIKELKKVSLANEKIEPYYHEINKKLEHMISEHHVVDLPKRDMLMRLATEAEAAGSPAPHMVPPPFIGNTGEQGQFILTTGNPALSGDAAYDDFNFNAVAYTLSAHEGRPGHELQFSVMLEQGVSLARVYYAFNSVNVEGWALYAEAEMLPYLPIEAQLIALQHRLLRNARAMLDPMLNLGLTSKDNAYTLLRNEVVLSKAATKQEVDRYTMRMPGQAGSYFYGLTKLLEIRAEVEIALGDKFDRLAFNNFVLKQGLIPPKLMAEAVNKHFLAKD, from the coding sequence ATGTCAGCTAAAATATTCACTTCCGTGATTCCACTACTTGCTTTACTTCCGTTAACATCATCAGCAAGTTCTTGGGTTGATGTCAGTAATCAATACACCAACAAACAAATACAAATTGCCAGTCAGTTTCAACCAGAAATGGCCAGTTCTATTGGGATAACAGAAGTTGATACTCAGTGCAGTAACATTACCGCAGCACAAAATAAGAAATTTATCGCTTCGCTGAAATCCAGTAAAAAAAGGTTACAACAGGCTCTTAAAACAGAAACATTAATGCCTGTACGTCAAGACCTTAATATTATTATCGATGATATTGATCAAGCCATCGCGACTGATTATTTAGATAATAAATACATGTTACCTTGGGTTGATGTACCTTTAATTATATTTAGTGGTGTATCGGCATTATTAGATGAACAAATGCCAAATGCTCGAAAGCAGGCAGCTATGGCACGCCTTGCTTGTTATGTAGGTAAAGCAGGGCAACCAGCACTCACCGAACAAGCCAAAAATTTATTTGAAACAGCCCTAACCAATAAAAACTTAATCGGCCCTACAAAAGAAGAAGTTAGTCAAGCGTTAGCAAGAACCGATACTTTAATAAATGGTTTACAACAATTATTTGATGACAATAAATTCAGCAAAGCTGATGACAACATGCTGCTGCTAAAAAAACAAATTGAAGATTACCGTCAATGGGCTGAAAAAACCGTTATCCCGAACACTCGAGATGACTTTAGATTACCTCCAGAAATTTACGCCTTAAAACTCAAAACAGTTGGTATAGACATAGCACCCGAGTTATTAATTGAGCGTGCTAAAGCAAGTTACATGATAACCAAAGCCAATATGCAGGCACTTGCTCCATTAGTGGCGAAAAAATTCGATTTACCATCAGATGATTATCGTGATGTCATCAAAGAACTTAAAAAAGTGTCTTTGGCAAACGAAAAAATTGAGCCGTATTATCATGAAATAAATAAAAAGCTCGAGCACATGATTAGTGAACATCATGTGGTTGATTTACCTAAACGCGATATGCTGATGCGACTTGCCACTGAAGCTGAAGCAGCTGGTAGTCCAGCACCTCATATGGTACCACCACCATTTATTGGTAATACGGGTGAACAGGGACAATTTATTCTTACAACGGGTAACCCTGCATTAAGTGGAGACGCGGCTTATGATGACTTTAATTTTAACGCGGTTGCTTATACCTTAAGTGCCCATGAAGGCCGACCTGGTCATGAATTACAATTCTCGGTAATGTTAGAACAAGGTGTATCTCTCGCTCGTGTTTATTATGCATTTAACAGTGTGAATGTTGAGGGTTGGGCACTTTATGCCGAAGCAGAAATGTTGCCGTATTTACCTATTGAAGCACAGCTTATTGCACTTCAACATCGCTTATTACGTAATGCGCGCGCGATGTTAGATCCAATGTTGAATTTAGGACTAACGTCCAAAGACAACGCCTACACTTTATTGCGTAATGAAGTTGTGCTTTCGAAAGCCGCAACGAAACAAGAAGTTGATCGATACACCATGAGAATGCCTGGTCAAGCTGGTAGTTACTTCTATGGTTTAACAAAGTTGCTAGAGATTAGGGCTGAAGTCGAAATAGCCCTAGGAGATAAGTTTGATCGTTTAGCATTTAATAATTTCGTGTTAAAACAAGGTTTGATCCCACCAAAATTGATGGCAGAAGCCGTCAACAAACACTTTTTGGCTAAAGACTAA
- a CDS encoding acyl-CoA dehydrogenase C-terminal domain-containing protein, whose translation MPEYKTPIRDIKFVMQELLDCETHYQHLGYQDASLDMVDAIIGEAAKLTEEVVAPLNQIGDQQGCTWKDGVVTTPDGFKEAYAQYVEGGWPTLSQSEEFGGQGLPHSLNISIAEMFSSANHSFAMYPGLSHGALATIEAHGTDAQKQQFMPNLVEGKWTGTMCLTEPHCGTDLGMLRTKAELNDDGSYSLTGTKIFISAGEHDLSDNIVHIVIARVPGAPEGNKGISLFIVPKFNVNDDGTISDRNGVSCGSIEHKMGINGNATCVINFDGAKGHLIGELNRGLKCMFTFMNAARIGVASEGVAAAEASFQGALAYAKDRLQMRSISGVKNPNGPADPIIVHPDVRRMLLTQKSIAEGGRALISYLAQLVDIGHAEKDAAVKADAETKLALLTPIAKAFLTELGFECTSHGVQIFGGHGFIKEWGMEQLMRDTKISCLYEGTTGIQALDLLARKIIGTQGEVLKPFSKDVTVFCQQNIENPAMAEFIKPIMAYAKEWHELTVLIGGKAMKNPDEIGGASVDYLMYAGYVTLAFFWAKMAKVAQDKLAAGTTETAFYEAKIKTAQFYMQRMLPRAKGHAACIQNGVDSMMALSSDDFAF comes from the coding sequence ATGCCGGAATACAAAACCCCTATTCGTGATATTAAATTTGTTATGCAAGAGCTACTTGATTGCGAAACTCACTATCAACATTTAGGTTACCAAGACGCAAGCCTTGATATGGTTGATGCAATTATTGGTGAGGCCGCAAAATTAACAGAAGAGGTCGTTGCTCCCTTAAACCAAATCGGCGATCAACAAGGCTGTACTTGGAAAGACGGTGTAGTCACTACTCCAGACGGATTTAAAGAAGCATATGCCCAATATGTTGAAGGCGGATGGCCAACGCTATCTCAGTCTGAAGAATTTGGTGGTCAAGGTTTACCACATTCTCTCAACATCAGCATCGCAGAGATGTTTTCTAGTGCAAACCATAGTTTTGCAATGTACCCAGGATTAAGTCATGGCGCATTGGCTACAATAGAAGCCCATGGTACAGACGCTCAAAAACAACAGTTTATGCCAAACCTTGTAGAAGGTAAGTGGACCGGAACAATGTGCTTAACAGAGCCGCATTGTGGTACAGATTTAGGCATGCTGCGCACGAAGGCAGAGCTTAATGATGATGGCAGTTATTCGTTAACCGGCACTAAAATCTTTATCTCAGCAGGTGAGCATGATCTGTCAGATAACATTGTTCATATCGTTATTGCCCGCGTACCCGGTGCACCAGAAGGTAATAAAGGCATTTCATTATTTATCGTGCCTAAGTTTAACGTTAATGATGATGGCACAATTTCAGACAGAAATGGCGTAAGTTGTGGTTCAATTGAACATAAAATGGGTATTAATGGTAATGCCACTTGTGTGATCAATTTTGATGGTGCTAAAGGACATTTGATTGGCGAACTTAATCGAGGCCTAAAATGCATGTTCACCTTCATGAATGCAGCCCGAATAGGTGTTGCCAGTGAAGGTGTTGCCGCTGCAGAAGCATCATTTCAAGGTGCATTAGCTTACGCGAAAGACCGTTTACAAATGCGTTCAATCAGCGGGGTTAAAAACCCTAACGGCCCTGCGGATCCGATTATTGTCCATCCAGATGTGCGTAGAATGTTGTTAACCCAAAAGTCTATTGCTGAAGGTGGACGTGCGTTAATTTCATATTTAGCTCAGCTGGTTGATATTGGCCATGCTGAAAAAGATGCAGCAGTTAAAGCTGATGCGGAAACAAAATTAGCGTTATTAACGCCGATAGCAAAAGCCTTTCTTACTGAATTAGGTTTTGAATGTACTAGTCATGGTGTACAAATTTTCGGTGGACATGGCTTTATCAAAGAGTGGGGCATGGAACAGTTAATGCGCGATACTAAAATTAGTTGCCTATATGAAGGCACTACCGGTATTCAAGCATTAGATTTATTGGCTCGCAAAATTATTGGTACTCAAGGCGAAGTGTTAAAGCCTTTCTCTAAAGACGTTACTGTATTCTGCCAACAAAATATAGAAAACCCTGCAATGGCAGAGTTTATTAAACCCATTATGGCTTATGCAAAAGAGTGGCATGAACTGACCGTACTTATCGGTGGTAAAGCGATGAAGAACCCTGATGAAATTGGTGGTGCATCTGTTGACTACCTCATGTATGCAGGTTACGTAACGTTAGCATTCTTCTGGGCCAAAATGGCTAAGGTGGCTCAAGATAAACTTGCAGCCGGCACAACAGAAACGGCGTTCTATGAAGCTAAAATCAAAACAGCACAATTTTATATGCAACGTATGTTACCAAGAGCTAAAGGCCACGCAGCTTGTATTCAAAATGGTGTAGATTCTATGATGGCACTTAGCAGCGATGATTTTGCCTTTTAA
- a CDS encoding crotonase/enoyl-CoA hydratase family protein: protein MISQKTYQTLTVDINDKVAHIILNRPDALNSMNVDFWHEFPSVIQEINNQSAARAIVISSTGKHFSAGMDLAVFSANNGDDNIELGRKHDQLRRLVLKLQDCFNVLETARMPILMAIQGGCIGGAVDMVTAADCRYCTRDAFFSIEETKLGMTADVGTLQRLPKLISIGLAKELAYTGRRMPATEAKDAGLVNHVYEDQASMLTAVLDIAAEIAARSPLAVTGCKEMINYARDHSVEDSLKYMSVWQSGMFQPQNDMMEIFKAKAQNRAPEFEELTQIDPLKIF from the coding sequence ATGATATCGCAAAAGACCTACCAAACGCTCACAGTCGACATTAACGATAAAGTCGCCCACATCATTCTTAATAGACCCGATGCATTAAATTCAATGAACGTCGATTTTTGGCATGAGTTTCCAAGCGTTATACAGGAAATCAATAATCAATCCGCTGCTCGCGCCATTGTCATCTCCTCTACGGGTAAGCATTTTAGTGCCGGTATGGACTTAGCTGTATTCAGTGCAAATAATGGTGACGACAATATTGAATTAGGCCGGAAACACGACCAATTACGCCGTTTAGTCCTCAAGTTACAAGATTGCTTCAATGTGCTTGAAACTGCACGTATGCCTATACTCATGGCTATTCAAGGTGGCTGTATTGGTGGCGCGGTTGATATGGTCACCGCGGCTGATTGTCGCTATTGCACCAGAGATGCTTTTTTCAGTATTGAAGAAACCAAACTCGGCATGACTGCTGACGTGGGTACCTTACAGCGTTTACCTAAATTGATTTCAATTGGATTAGCCAAAGAATTGGCCTACACAGGTCGAAGAATGCCTGCAACAGAAGCCAAAGATGCCGGATTAGTTAATCACGTGTATGAAGACCAAGCATCAATGCTCACCGCTGTATTAGATATTGCTGCAGAGATTGCTGCCCGCTCGCCTTTAGCCGTTACCGGTTGTAAAGAGATGATCAACTATGCCCGAGATCATAGTGTCGAAGATAGCTTGAAATACATGTCGGTATGGCAAAGCGGCATGTTCCAACCACAAAACGACATGATGGAAATCTTCAAAGCTAAAGCGCAAAATCGTGCGCCAGAATTTGAAGAGTTAACCCAAATCGATCCTTTAAAAATATTCTAA
- a CDS encoding alpha/beta fold hydrolase yields the protein MTKPLINLVHANGFPAGSYKTFLQEFDNDFRTVAHNQFGHNALYPIHSNWQHLVTELVEFIKKQDEKVICVGHSFGGVISFIAACQHPELFRGLVMLDPPVVTGAFSHLLSFIKRTPYIDKLSPAGKAKTRQDHWPESTNLVDYFSQKTLFKNFDSRCLQDYVSSSVVQRNKRLELSFSPAVEADIFRHLPTNLTQYKNKLTVPAKLIYGENTKIFPIKHFIRFAKLNDIELMTLPKGGHMFPLEQPENTANMVKHIIKDW from the coding sequence ATGACTAAACCATTGATCAACCTCGTGCATGCCAATGGCTTCCCCGCCGGTAGCTATAAAACGTTTCTACAAGAATTTGATAATGACTTTCGTACTGTTGCCCATAATCAGTTTGGCCATAATGCTCTGTACCCAATACACAGTAACTGGCAACACTTAGTCACAGAACTTGTTGAATTTATTAAGAAGCAAGATGAAAAGGTGATTTGCGTAGGGCATTCATTTGGTGGCGTTATTTCGTTTATTGCAGCCTGCCAACATCCCGAGCTTTTTCGGGGCTTAGTGATGTTAGATCCGCCAGTTGTCACCGGGGCATTTTCACATCTGTTGAGCTTTATTAAACGTACACCTTACATTGATAAGCTTTCGCCAGCGGGTAAAGCCAAAACACGTCAGGATCACTGGCCAGAAAGCACTAACTTGGTTGATTATTTTTCACAGAAAACTTTGTTTAAAAATTTCGATTCTCGCTGCTTACAAGACTATGTATCATCGAGCGTAGTACAGCGAAATAAGCGTTTAGAGCTGAGTTTCTCACCCGCTGTAGAAGCTGACATATTTAGGCATTTACCGACGAATTTAACACAATATAAAAACAAGTTAACGGTACCCGCTAAACTGATATACGGTGAAAATACTAAGATATTCCCAATTAAGCACTTTATTCGGTTTGCCAAACTAAACGACATTGAGTTAATGACGCTTCCAAAAGGTGGACATATGTTTCCACTAGAGCAACCGGAAAACACCGCCAATATGGTTAAACATATCATTAAGGACTGGTAA
- a CDS encoding phosphatase: MKFLVDTHAHTIASTHAYSTVHDYFSVAKEKGIKLFSITDHGPDMADAPHFWHFVNMRVLPRIVDGIGMLRGIEANIKNEQGDIDFFGDYLQQLDIVLAGFHEPVFPPSTKELHTRALINCIESGHVDIITHPGNPAYPIDINSVAKAAAKHNVALEINNSSFLTSRKGSLCNCTDIANAVKDAGGLLVMGSDSHVAFSLGEFEKSIEVIEAVDFPIERLLNRSPEALLSFLSTRGHSLSDEYSILME, from the coding sequence ATGAAATTCCTTGTTGATACTCACGCTCATACCATCGCTTCAACCCATGCATATAGTACGGTGCATGATTACTTTTCTGTTGCAAAAGAAAAAGGTATCAAGCTATTTTCCATTACCGATCATGGCCCAGATATGGCAGATGCTCCCCACTTTTGGCATTTTGTGAATATGCGAGTGCTACCTAGAATAGTAGATGGTATTGGCATGCTCCGAGGTATTGAAGCAAATATAAAGAATGAACAGGGTGACATTGATTTTTTTGGTGATTATTTGCAACAGCTCGATATCGTATTGGCAGGTTTTCATGAGCCGGTGTTCCCGCCATCTACAAAAGAGCTTCACACTCGTGCATTAATCAACTGCATTGAAAGCGGTCATGTCGATATCATTACTCATCCGGGTAATCCAGCTTATCCCATAGACATAAATAGCGTAGCTAAAGCGGCGGCAAAACATAATGTCGCGCTTGAAATCAACAACTCATCTTTTTTGACCTCAAGAAAAGGTAGCTTGTGTAACTGTACAGACATTGCCAATGCCGTTAAAGACGCCGGCGGCTTACTTGTTATGGGGTCAGATTCTCATGTTGCTTTTAGTTTAGGTGAGTTTGAAAAATCGATAGAGGTTATTGAAGCGGTAGATTTCCCCATTGAACGTTTACTTAACCGAAGCCCTGAAGCCTTATTAAGCTTTCTGTCCACTAGAGGTCATAGCTTGTCAGATGAATATTCCATTTTGATGGAATAA
- a CDS encoding PQQ-dependent sugar dehydrogenase: protein MIKPISLLATLSLTLGVSYSTHALPLDKIQLPAGFTIDVYAENVDNARQMALGENGTVFVGSRKAGNVYALIDSDNDFKADKKIVIATDLFMPSGLAYHNGSLYVAEVDKIWRYPAIETSLPIIPKPELVYDKLPNKSHHGWKFISFGPDGNLYIPVGAPCNVCESQLPFASILQLNLETKQTTIVAQGVRNSVGFDFHPQTGELWFTDNGRDLMGDDLPDDELNRVSKTGQHFGFPYIHNTDIADPDFTNPKIAKLNTPPVLTLGAHVAALGMEFYQGNQFPAAFKQSILIAQHGSWNRTNKVGYRIMQVALEGNKVIDYKPFATGWLEGEDSWGRPVDVVTLADGSILISDDFANAIYRISYKKQ from the coding sequence ATGATTAAACCAATCAGTTTGTTAGCTACCTTAAGCCTGACTTTAGGTGTCTCATATTCAACACATGCATTGCCACTGGATAAAATTCAATTACCTGCAGGATTTACCATTGATGTATATGCCGAGAATGTAGATAATGCGCGCCAGATGGCCCTTGGTGAAAACGGAACTGTTTTTGTAGGTAGTCGTAAAGCAGGCAATGTTTATGCGCTTATAGACAGTGATAATGACTTTAAAGCCGATAAAAAAATTGTTATTGCGACAGATTTGTTTATGCCATCCGGACTTGCTTACCATAACGGCAGCCTATATGTCGCTGAAGTGGATAAAATCTGGCGTTACCCAGCTATTGAGACATCATTACCCATTATTCCTAAACCCGAATTGGTTTATGACAAACTTCCCAATAAGTCTCATCACGGTTGGAAATTTATCTCATTTGGCCCAGATGGAAACTTATATATTCCGGTTGGAGCGCCTTGTAATGTGTGTGAAAGCCAACTGCCCTTTGCCAGTATTTTGCAATTAAACCTTGAGACTAAGCAAACCACTATTGTGGCCCAAGGTGTACGCAACAGTGTCGGGTTTGATTTCCATCCGCAAACAGGTGAGTTATGGTTTACTGATAATGGCCGCGACTTGATGGGCGATGATTTACCCGATGATGAACTTAATCGTGTTAGCAAAACAGGTCAACACTTTGGTTTTCCTTATATTCATAACACAGATATTGCCGACCCAGATTTTACTAACCCAAAAATCGCCAAACTTAACACACCTCCCGTATTAACTTTGGGTGCACATGTTGCTGCATTAGGCATGGAGTTTTACCAAGGTAATCAATTCCCTGCTGCTTTCAAACAATCAATCCTAATTGCCCAACACGGCTCGTGGAATCGCACTAACAAAGTGGGTTATCGTATTATGCAAGTGGCACTTGAGGGGAATAAAGTGATTGACTATAAGCCGTTTGCTACAGGGTGGCTTGAAGGAGAAGACAGTTGGGGCCGCCCTGTCGATGTTGTGACACTGGCAGATGGTTCTATCCTTATTTCTGATGACTTTGCCAATGCGATTTATCGGATCAGTTACAAAAAACAGTAA
- a CDS encoding TOBE domain-containing protein, with translation MKISARNQLKGTVKTIQAGAVNSEIMIELSGGEQIASIITNEAVKSLNLKVGSTAYAIVKASNVMLGIDG, from the coding sequence ATGAAAATAAGTGCTAGAAACCAATTGAAAGGGACTGTTAAAACGATCCAAGCTGGCGCCGTTAATTCAGAAATTATGATTGAATTATCAGGTGGTGAGCAGATCGCTTCTATTATTACCAACGAAGCCGTTAAATCTCTTAATTTAAAAGTGGGTTCAACTGCATATGCAATCGTAAAAGCATCAAATGTGATGCTTGGAATTGATGGCTAG